CTATCGCGGTCGAGGGTGCTCTGAACATCGCCGACATCGATATCTTTCTTGTGTCTTCTGTGCCATCGATCATCGGCGGCCTTATTCTGATTGGCATCTACCCGAGAGGCACTGTCGCCTTTACACGGTCTCTTGGGAGACGCGGTTGGCTCATCATGCTGGGCCTTTGTGCTATCATTGCTGCAGGCGTACTTCTCTGGTTCGACGCAGTCGGCAAGATAGGGGCGAGCAAGGAAGCTATCCTTGGGGGAGGATCCTCGGAGGTCCTTTTCGTCATCATCTTGTCAGCGATCTTCCTGTCTGAGCGCTTGACCTTTCTTGAAGGCGTGGGCGGCGTCTTGGTCATCGTGGGGGTTTTCGTTGTCCTCACCGACATCGAGTCAACAAGCCTGACGCTCGGGTTAGGAGAGATTGAAGCGATAATCAGCTCGTTGCTCCTGGGAACGGCAGTGGTAGTGACGACCTCTCTCTTGAGGACTTATGAGCTAACGCCGCTTTCAGGTGTCGAGCTACTGATTTC
The Candidatus Thermoplasmatota archaeon genome window above contains:
- a CDS encoding EamA family transporter; protein product: MEVRRRYIVVALIAALVVAFESIAVEGALNIADIDIFLVSSVPSIIGGLILIGIYPRGTVAFTRSLGRRGWLIMLGLCAIIAAGVLLWFDAVGKIGASKEAILGGGSSEVLFVIILSAIFLSERLTFLEGVGGVLVIVGVFVVLTDIESTSLTLGLGEIEAIISSLLLGTAVVVTTSLLRTYELTPLSGVELLISGIIVVTFGTATGLVVLPKPSAWMTLVILGLFPAVGLLMYNAPLPKIGASLTSVLFALNGIFTVGAQLLILVVFPDANLKLPQNVLLTVFGGAIAFVGVYLLNKRRAGEKAEFAPRLV